One window of Nostoc sp. C052 genomic DNA carries:
- a CDS encoding site-2 protease family protein — MFTLSETSILAAILLVALGILGWGFYRARPFGKLGILAWLQSVVLMTPWLLFFGLFAAGIYINIAGILFLVVTSAGLYVYLGRQLRAAGQDAILKQRATERLAAASSLEANSPQLAVAQLKVEIPPIAEDDLNAIKGIFGIDTFFATETIAYQDGAIFKGNLRGEPEETHNRLTASLRQRLGDQYRLFLVENTDGRPVVIVLPSRNDPRPLQLSQKVFAGVLLLATIATNLEAAGLLLNFDFFGNPGRFQEALPIGAGIFAILVAHEIGHWLLAQRHQIRLSWPFFLPAVQIGSFGAITRFESLLPNRKVLFDIALAGPAAGGIVSLLMLVTGLLLSHPGSLFQLPNQFFQGSILVGSLARVVLGSALQSPLVSVHPLVVIGWLGLVITALNLMPAGQLDGGRIIQAIYGRKTAGRATIATLILLALVSLGNTLAMYWAIVIFFLQRDQERPSLNEVTEPDDARAALGLLALFLMITTLLPLTPGLAGRLGIG; from the coding sequence ATGTTTACTTTATCAGAAACTTCTATCCTGGCGGCAATCCTACTGGTAGCTTTAGGCATTTTGGGCTGGGGCTTTTATCGTGCTAGACCTTTTGGTAAGCTGGGAATCTTAGCCTGGTTACAGTCGGTGGTGTTGATGACTCCCTGGCTCCTGTTTTTTGGATTGTTTGCCGCAGGGATTTACATTAATATAGCGGGTATATTGTTCTTAGTGGTGACATCTGCCGGCTTGTACGTCTATTTGGGCAGACAGTTACGCGCAGCTGGGCAAGATGCCATCCTCAAGCAACGCGCAACCGAAAGACTCGCTGCGGCTTCCTCACTTGAAGCAAATTCTCCACAGCTAGCAGTCGCACAACTGAAAGTGGAGATCCCGCCAATAGCTGAAGATGACTTGAATGCAATTAAAGGCATTTTTGGTATCGATACATTTTTTGCCACAGAAACCATCGCTTACCAAGATGGAGCCATTTTTAAAGGCAATTTGCGGGGAGAACCAGAAGAGACTCACAACCGTCTAACTGCAAGTTTACGGCAACGCCTTGGCGATCAATATCGCCTGTTTTTAGTGGAAAATACAGATGGTAGACCAGTGGTGATTGTCCTACCCAGTCGCAATGATCCCCGTCCGCTTCAGTTATCACAAAAAGTCTTTGCGGGCGTTCTACTATTAGCAACTATTGCCACAAATTTAGAAGCAGCAGGCTTATTGCTGAATTTTGATTTCTTTGGCAATCCAGGGCGGTTTCAAGAAGCTTTACCCATAGGCGCTGGGATATTTGCGATTTTAGTAGCTCACGAAATTGGTCATTGGTTACTTGCACAGCGTCACCAAATTCGCCTTAGCTGGCCATTCTTTCTACCCGCAGTGCAAATTGGCTCCTTTGGTGCAATTACCCGCTTTGAGTCTCTGTTGCCCAACCGCAAGGTATTATTTGATATTGCCTTGGCAGGGCCAGCCGCAGGTGGTATTGTCTCTTTGTTAATGCTGGTGACAGGCTTGCTGCTTTCCCACCCAGGTAGTTTATTTCAATTGCCCAATCAGTTTTTCCAAGGGTCGATTTTGGTGGGAAGCTTGGCGCGAGTTGTCCTTGGTTCGGCGTTGCAGTCACCCCTGGTAAGCGTTCATCCCCTAGTGGTGATTGGTTGGTTGGGGTTAGTCATTACCGCTTTGAACTTAATGCCCGCAGGACAACTAGATGGTGGCCGCATTATTCAGGCGATTTATGGGCGCAAAACCGCAGGAAGGGCAACGATCGCAACTTTAATTTTACTAGCACTAGTGTCTCTCGGTAATACTCTTGCCATGTACTGGGCAATCGTGATTTTCTTCTTGCAACGAGATCAAGAACGCCCTAGCTTGAATGAAGTCACTGAACCGGATGATGCTAGAGCCGCTTTGGGTCTTTTGGCTCTATTCTTGATGATTACCACGCTTCTACCCCTAACTCCGGGTTTGGCTGGGCGTTTGGGAATAGGATAG
- a CDS encoding lipoate--protein ligase family protein — MKQLATESPSTWRFIPMLQTSGAVQMAIDAWLFNQYEKRQHPPTLRFYTWYPYALSLGHLQKQWPTQWHNLIYQGQALDLVRRPTGGRAVLHQGDLSYTLITSASTGKSWGTYETICNFLIQGWQSLGIELNYGSAGRGYIHNPSCFNTATAADLVTTDGSKFIGSAQRKGKNTILQHGSMILSTDKGLFEEIFEQPAPWNTSLCNTQEEDGWIVKIVDTLTERAKQYFDIEVVTQPFTELEWQDILKLRSLYEVR, encoded by the coding sequence ATGAAACAACTAGCAACTGAATCACCATCCACCTGGCGTTTCATCCCAATGCTTCAGACATCGGGAGCAGTGCAAATGGCGATCGATGCTTGGTTGTTCAACCAATATGAAAAGAGACAGCACCCACCTACCCTGCGTTTTTATACCTGGTATCCTTATGCTCTCTCTTTGGGACATCTGCAAAAACAATGGCCTACCCAGTGGCATAATCTGATTTACCAAGGACAGGCACTCGATCTAGTTCGTCGTCCAACAGGAGGTAGAGCTGTTCTCCACCAAGGAGACTTAAGCTACACCCTAATTACCTCAGCTAGTACTGGAAAAAGCTGGGGTACTTATGAAACAATTTGTAACTTTTTAATTCAAGGCTGGCAAAGCTTGGGTATTGAGTTAAATTATGGTTCTGCTGGACGGGGTTACATTCACAATCCCAGTTGCTTTAATACAGCAACCGCAGCTGACTTAGTTACTACCGATGGAAGTAAATTTATTGGTAGCGCCCAACGCAAGGGGAAAAATACTATTCTTCAACATGGCTCGATGATTTTGTCTACAGATAAAGGTTTATTTGAGGAAATCTTTGAACAACCAGCACCGTGGAATACCTCACTTTGCAACACACAGGAAGAGGATGGCTGGATTGTCAAGATTGTGGATACCTTGACAGAAAGGGCAAAACAGTACTTTGACATAGAAGTAGTTACCCAACCATTCACCGAGCTTGAATGGCAAGATATCCTCAAATTGCGATCGCTGTATGAAGTGCGTTAG
- the rpsU gene encoding 30S ribosomal protein S21, whose product MTQVFVGENEGIESALRRFKREVSKAGIFPDMRKHRHFETPLEKHKRKEVARHKQRKRNFRRN is encoded by the coding sequence ATGACACAAGTATTTGTGGGTGAAAATGAAGGAATTGAGTCAGCCTTGCGTCGATTTAAGAGGGAAGTTTCCAAAGCAGGTATTTTTCCAGATATGAGAAAGCATCGTCACTTTGAAACGCCTTTGGAAAAACACAAGCGTAAAGAAGTCGCGAGGCACAAACAACGCAAGAGAAATTTCCGTCGTAATTGA
- a CDS encoding RNA-binding protein, with amino-acid sequence MSIYVGNLSYEVTQEDLNSVFAEHGTVKRVQLPTDRETGRPRGFAFVEMGTEAEETAAIDALDGAEWMGRDLKVNKAKPKEDRGGSFGGGNRGNSGGGGGYNRNSRY; translated from the coding sequence ATGTCAATTTATGTAGGTAATCTATCCTACGAGGTCACACAAGAAGACCTCAATTCTGTTTTTGCCGAACACGGTACTGTAAAACGCGTTCAGTTACCTACTGACCGCGAAACAGGCCGTCCACGCGGCTTTGCTTTCGTAGAGATGGGCACAGAAGCAGAAGAAACAGCTGCCATTGATGCTCTTGATGGTGCTGAGTGGATGGGACGTGACCTTAAAGTGAATAAGGCTAAACCCAAAGAAGATAGAGGTGGTTCTTTTGGTGGTGGAAACCGTGGCAACAGTGGTGGCGGCGGTGGATACAACAGAAATAGTCGCTACTAA
- a CDS encoding RNaseH domain-containing protein, with protein MTDTDFEILRRELKLPLESFDGQQIALGKASTDNCEVVLTYRNGLQDNSEDDENSSEGYGIETGVPEIDKLDALEAIAKILNPLGIEVFDKYSLVKSSHNLDEAKKVSRMINLPTLLGGVLEALETNSDLEFTAKYLDKLDESQIDSLLCKHFDIRLEEIEWGRKALQFNRFTPNQTNDLQNIIQANQAAMQRLYPNEQPRLLIFYEDDLEIEAKLLQKITKVLWGNTLEIFINRLPANTHGPREVLPGKDLKNKERSRQRIEAWESTAKQIEDPNKPTFSLIMARQFYPDPTGQKSPKHDDKVNKPSTRQALAKVGSGVQFLLPIAKTRKTKHLKLADFFHRMQSALKDLFSAHSGRIDGVKEKVDKYLQNIPPEARPKEILGFTIVRKQRGRLRGVIENTFLAVVMRLNVDTGKCELCCAYEKGNLVISPWFSFSDALAFIAQLTPIKLANEKAVRKTRFMKFVKQIVSNSVEDGMQPLVMIDSSNCVQLWSWLKDEEINTNQIDLGQQSENMQDEWQGARIIRIRQELAPGIIEKKARHLIETSLEDTRTKEELKKLSPTLKIDSASSSTGLFRLSATNHTGCVAYLSVAREAPHQYSRGQSCYRSTQTLVKKTDVSKEPIFNKAGLNVYQLSKKPAFVGRWPTPNPLEIVITLRQPEDNPDDLAALVESLRYGFGHYSDWTGLPAPLFFERVVRDYISDFAIADEETEAELD; from the coding sequence GTGACAGATACAGATTTTGAAATCCTGCGGAGAGAATTGAAACTGCCTCTGGAATCTTTTGATGGGCAACAAATCGCTTTGGGCAAAGCCTCTACTGATAACTGTGAGGTAGTTCTGACTTACCGTAATGGACTTCAAGATAATTCAGAAGACGACGAAAATAGTTCAGAAGGATACGGTATTGAAACAGGTGTACCAGAGATTGATAAATTAGATGCCTTGGAAGCGATCGCTAAAATTCTTAACCCATTAGGAATAGAAGTATTCGATAAATACTCTCTTGTAAAATCCAGCCATAATCTGGATGAGGCAAAGAAAGTATCACGCATGATTAATCTTCCTACACTGCTTGGTGGGGTTTTGGAAGCTCTTGAAACAAATTCTGACTTGGAGTTTACCGCGAAATACCTCGATAAACTCGACGAAAGTCAAATCGATAGCTTGCTATGTAAACACTTTGATATCCGTTTAGAAGAGATTGAGTGGGGAAGAAAAGCTCTTCAATTTAATAGATTTACGCCGAATCAAACGAATGATCTCCAAAATATCATTCAGGCAAACCAAGCAGCGATGCAGCGACTATATCCTAATGAGCAACCGAGACTGTTGATATTTTATGAAGATGATTTGGAGATAGAAGCAAAGCTATTGCAGAAAATTACTAAAGTTTTGTGGGGAAACACACTCGAAATTTTTATTAATCGCTTGCCAGCAAATACTCACGGGCCACGAGAGGTTTTACCTGGAAAAGACTTGAAAAATAAGGAGCGATCGCGCCAGCGAATTGAAGCATGGGAATCCACTGCAAAACAAATTGAAGACCCCAATAAGCCAACTTTCTCCTTGATAATGGCACGGCAGTTTTACCCAGATCCTACTGGTCAAAAATCTCCTAAACATGACGATAAAGTTAATAAACCTTCAACCCGCCAAGCTCTTGCAAAGGTTGGTAGTGGCGTGCAATTTCTTCTACCCATTGCAAAGACGCGTAAAACAAAGCATCTCAAACTTGCAGACTTCTTCCATCGGATGCAGTCGGCTCTGAAAGATTTGTTCTCGGCTCATTCTGGTCGGATTGATGGTGTAAAAGAAAAGGTTGACAAGTACTTGCAAAATATCCCACCAGAAGCTAGACCAAAAGAAATTTTAGGGTTCACAATCGTCCGTAAACAAAGGGGTCGCCTTCGTGGTGTTATTGAGAATACATTTTTAGCAGTGGTAATGCGCCTCAACGTAGATACAGGAAAATGTGAACTTTGCTGTGCTTACGAGAAAGGAAATTTAGTAATTAGCCCGTGGTTTAGCTTTTCTGATGCACTAGCTTTTATTGCCCAACTTACTCCCATCAAACTAGCTAATGAGAAAGCTGTACGCAAGACTCGATTCATGAAATTTGTGAAACAGATTGTCTCTAACTCTGTGGAAGATGGGATGCAACCATTGGTTATGATTGATTCTTCCAACTGCGTCCAATTGTGGTCTTGGCTCAAAGATGAGGAAATAAATACTAATCAAATTGACCTTGGTCAGCAGTCTGAGAATATGCAGGATGAATGGCAAGGCGCACGTATAATTCGCATTCGCCAAGAACTCGCCCCTGGAATTATTGAGAAAAAAGCCAGACATTTAATAGAGACTTCTTTAGAAGATACCAGGACTAAAGAAGAACTCAAGAAACTGTCGCCTACACTTAAAATAGATTCAGCATCTAGTTCGACTGGGTTATTTCGACTCAGCGCTACTAACCACACTGGATGTGTGGCTTATCTATCTGTGGCACGTGAAGCACCACATCAATATTCACGTGGTCAAAGTTGTTATCGCTCAACCCAGACCCTCGTTAAAAAAACTGATGTTTCTAAAGAGCCAATTTTTAACAAAGCTGGGTTAAACGTATATCAACTCTCTAAAAAACCTGCATTTGTGGGTCGCTGGCCTACTCCCAATCCCCTTGAGATTGTTATTACCTTGAGACAACCAGAAGATAATCCTGATGATTTAGCTGCTCTTGTGGAGTCACTGCGCTATGGCTTTGGTCACTACAGCGATTGGACAGGTTTGCCTGCTCCCCTATTTTTTGAGCGTGTTGTACGGGACTATATCAGTGATTTTGCGATCGCAGATGAGGAAACTGAAGCAGAGCTAGATTAA
- a CDS encoding TldD/PmbA family protein — translation MPTTLADAQNLLSDLIARYSGRVDYLMIRLEEAEGTDILLRGDKVETLSEGISIGGHIRACYKGGWGLSCFNQLATIQDRIEEAIAAARMVGDEETLLAPIDPVQAVCILPLKGSDPRNIALSQKKQLCDRYAELLKSVDRRITTTSVRYGDSAQKVIIATSEGTLIEQSWVDMEMRFAATARNGETVQTGRETTGSRKAYEDLTDLDEQVKGAAQRAIAALSLPSVKGNTYTVVIDPILTGLFVHEAFGHLSEADMAYENPDLLEVMTIGRRFGPEELQIFDGASPEGHRGSYFYDDEGTPATTTQLIKDGVLVGRLHSRETAGKLEEAPTGNARCLNYHFTPIVRMTNTWIERGKTPVADLFTDIKEGVYARNWLGGMTNGEMFTFSAGEAWMIRNGKIAEPVRDVTLSGNVFQTLADIEALGDDFYWDESGGCGKGGQNGLSVGCGGPSLRIRDVVVGGET, via the coding sequence ATGCCGACTACACTTGCTGACGCTCAAAATTTACTTTCTGACCTCATTGCCCGCTACAGTGGGCGTGTAGATTATCTAATGATTCGCCTTGAAGAAGCAGAAGGGACTGATATCTTGTTGCGTGGCGACAAGGTAGAAACTCTCAGTGAAGGCATCTCCATTGGTGGTCATATTCGTGCTTGTTATAAAGGCGGATGGGGGTTAAGCTGCTTTAACCAACTGGCAACAATCCAAGATCGGATTGAAGAAGCGATCGCAGCTGCGCGGATGGTTGGTGATGAAGAAACTTTACTTGCACCCATTGACCCGGTGCAAGCAGTGTGCATTCTCCCTCTAAAAGGTTCAGATCCCCGAAATATCGCACTTTCACAGAAAAAACAGTTGTGCGATCGCTATGCCGAATTGCTCAAAAGTGTTGATCGGCGAATTACGACTACTTCAGTACGTTACGGTGATAGCGCCCAAAAAGTGATCATCGCTACCTCAGAAGGTACTTTGATCGAGCAATCTTGGGTGGATATGGAAATGCGCTTTGCCGCTACCGCCAGAAATGGCGAAACTGTCCAAACTGGACGAGAAACTACTGGCTCTCGCAAAGCTTACGAAGATTTAACTGATTTGGATGAACAGGTAAAAGGTGCAGCTCAAAGAGCGATCGCCGCTTTATCTCTGCCATCGGTGAAAGGTAATACTTACACCGTAGTCATTGACCCAATTCTCACGGGTTTATTCGTCCACGAAGCCTTTGGACATCTTTCTGAGGCTGATATGGCTTACGAAAACCCCGATCTGCTGGAAGTTATGACCATTGGACGGCGGTTTGGCCCAGAAGAACTCCAAATTTTTGATGGCGCGTCTCCAGAGGGACATCGTGGTAGCTATTTTTACGACGATGAAGGCACACCTGCTACCACTACTCAACTAATTAAAGATGGGGTTTTAGTTGGACGTTTACATTCTCGTGAAACTGCTGGCAAATTGGAGGAAGCGCCTACGGGGAACGCTCGCTGTCTCAACTATCACTTTACTCCCATTGTGCGGATGACAAATACCTGGATTGAACGGGGTAAAACGCCAGTTGCAGATTTATTCACCGATATCAAAGAAGGAGTGTATGCCCGTAATTGGTTAGGTGGGATGACCAATGGGGAAATGTTCACCTTTAGCGCTGGGGAAGCATGGATGATTAGGAACGGCAAAATTGCTGAACCAGTGCGGGATGTAACGCTTTCAGGAAACGTATTCCAAACGTTAGCGGATATTGAGGCCCTTGGTGATGATTTTTACTGGGATGAATCCGGCGGTTGTGGTAAGGGAGGACAAAATGGCTTGTCGGTAGGTTGTGGTGGCCCTAGTCTCCGAATTCGAGATGTAGTAGTTGGTGGGGAAACGTGA
- a CDS encoding glycoside hydrolase family 10 protein, with protein MKRFVKWCVEFPFWWNIRQSRKSLLFVVMLALGVVSTLMLSFPLKAQVNLPPTPASELRGVWLTNIDSDVLFERDRLKGSLQRLDELNFNTIYPAVWNWGYTLYPSKVAAKVIGRSLDPTPGLQGRDILKEIVDVGHQKGLTVIPWFEFGFMAPADSLLAKNRPQWLTSRRDGTRIVKDGNDNRVWLNPFRPEVQQFIQDLIVEIVRNYNIDGIQLDDHFGLPSELGYDAYTVALYKKEHRGKAPPKNSQDPEWVSWRANKITEFMKLVFTTIKATKKNCLVSVAPNPQRFSYNFFLADWQKWERLGIIEDLVLQIYRDDLNVFVSELEYPEVKAAKSHIPVSVGILAGLKNKSVSMQQIQTQVQKIRDRNFAGVSFFFYESLWNISKEKPQERQAGLQKIFPTPTAYPNLLTGWKP; from the coding sequence ATGAAAAGGTTTGTAAAGTGGTGTGTTGAGTTTCCTTTTTGGTGGAATATTCGCCAAAGCAGAAAGTCTCTTTTGTTTGTTGTTATGCTTGCCTTGGGTGTGGTAAGTACGCTGATGCTATCATTCCCCTTGAAGGCTCAAGTTAATCTACCGCCAACGCCTGCATCTGAGTTAAGGGGAGTATGGTTAACAAATATTGATAGTGATGTATTATTTGAGCGCGATCGCCTCAAGGGATCTTTGCAACGCCTTGATGAACTCAATTTTAACACCATCTATCCGGCGGTGTGGAATTGGGGATATACGTTGTATCCTAGCAAAGTAGCAGCCAAAGTTATCGGGCGATCGCTCGATCCCACACCTGGACTGCAAGGGCGAGATATCCTCAAAGAAATTGTCGATGTGGGACATCAAAAAGGGTTAACAGTGATTCCCTGGTTTGAATTTGGCTTCATGGCACCAGCGGATTCTCTCTTAGCTAAAAATCGTCCCCAATGGCTCACAAGTCGCCGCGATGGAACTCGGATTGTCAAAGATGGGAATGATAATCGCGTTTGGCTAAATCCCTTTCGCCCAGAAGTACAACAGTTCATTCAAGATTTAATCGTTGAAATTGTTAGAAACTACAATATTGATGGTATTCAACTTGATGACCATTTTGGCTTACCATCAGAATTAGGATACGATGCTTATACAGTGGCACTTTACAAAAAAGAACACCGTGGTAAAGCTCCCCCCAAAAACTCTCAAGATCCAGAATGGGTAAGTTGGAGAGCTAATAAAATCACTGAGTTTATGAAACTGGTTTTCACAACCATCAAAGCTACTAAAAAAAATTGCCTCGTTTCTGTTGCTCCTAATCCTCAACGTTTTTCCTACAACTTCTTTTTAGCAGACTGGCAAAAATGGGAACGGCTAGGAATTATTGAAGACTTAGTTTTGCAGATATATCGTGATGACTTGAATGTTTTTGTTAGTGAATTAGAGTATCCAGAAGTGAAAGCAGCCAAGAGCCATATTCCCGTAAGTGTGGGTATTTTAGCTGGATTGAAAAACAAATCCGTATCGATGCAGCAGATTCAGACACAAGTGCAAAAAATCCGCGATCGCAATTTCGCCGGAGTCTCTTTCTTTTTCTATGAATCCCTCTGGAACATAAGCAAAGAAAAGCCACAAGAGCGTCAAGCTGGTTTGCAGAAAATTTTCCCCACACCAACGGCTTACCCGAATTTGCTCACAGGTTGGAAACCCTAG
- a CDS encoding pPIWI_RE module domain-containing protein yields MSDNFSDEIELEEDLSEEDEDEETDGNLVSDTFYIQQGQIKPVKRFTQAFTVLDNLPPIIVEGFTLAWTRAAMLDFADIQKETNVKNLPYASFRGFLEVVLKNAARIEPDVGLTKFALNNAKRGSDPEPFVYLNSSNEEDINQMLRPIINDWFTNHLRPFAKKEDISTNIIDRLQDLHETGELLKISPFKSQVFPWNWSKQTGTTQPKDLTDKYAYRAIVDYVARQIAGQEIFPYLGPIKRIISSNSGIVELITDPITLPDTKGKFSFVVSLEVVTYPSLPQPLVKVEVSKRRWFTQLKDPKYDRRNISGFIFSQDYPDRAFSYRVKCEQDKNNK; encoded by the coding sequence ATGAGCGACAATTTTTCTGATGAAATTGAACTTGAAGAAGATTTATCTGAAGAAGATGAAGACGAAGAAACTGATGGTAATTTAGTTTCAGATACCTTTTATATTCAGCAAGGACAAATCAAACCTGTCAAGAGATTTACCCAAGCCTTCACTGTACTGGATAATCTGCCTCCAATCATAGTAGAGGGTTTTACTCTTGCTTGGACAAGGGCAGCTATGTTAGATTTTGCAGACATTCAAAAAGAAACTAATGTCAAAAATCTGCCCTATGCCTCATTTCGAGGATTTCTAGAAGTAGTACTAAAAAATGCAGCGCGAATTGAACCAGACGTAGGTCTTACGAAGTTTGCATTGAATAATGCTAAAAGGGGAAGCGATCCAGAACCTTTTGTTTACCTAAATAGTAGTAATGAAGAAGATATCAATCAAATGCTTCGCCCAATTATTAACGACTGGTTCACAAATCATCTCAGACCTTTTGCAAAAAAAGAAGACATATCAACGAATATTATTGACCGCTTGCAAGATTTGCATGAAACAGGAGAACTTCTGAAAATTTCTCCATTTAAATCTCAAGTATTCCCTTGGAATTGGTCTAAACAGACAGGTACAACTCAGCCAAAAGATTTAACAGATAAATATGCCTATCGTGCGATAGTAGATTACGTAGCTCGTCAAATTGCTGGACAAGAGATTTTTCCATATTTAGGGCCGATAAAACGTATTATTTCCAGCAATTCTGGAATTGTCGAATTGATCACCGATCCGATAACCTTACCTGACACAAAAGGTAAATTCAGTTTTGTGGTGAGCTTGGAAGTTGTGACTTATCCATCTTTGCCTCAACCTTTGGTGAAAGTTGAGGTTTCCAAACGTCGTTGGTTCACTCAGTTAAAAGATCCTAAATACGATCGTAGGAATATTAGCGGTTTCATATTTTCTCAAGACTATCCCGATCGCGCCTTTAGCTATCGAGTAAAATGCGAACAAGATAAAAATAACAAGTAA
- a CDS encoding Uma2 family endonuclease, whose translation MTTFFRSDADLDFPDSDGKPMADNTEQFRWIVLIKENLEILFANEPNVFVAGDLLWFPVKSRLISPVAPDAMVVFGRPKGRRGSYKQWQEDNIAPQVVWEILSPSNNANEMERKLEFYQTYGVEEYYQYDPDRYELKGWRRLGEQLLPIAQIDGWTSPLLGIRFAVGNHELVIYRPDGRQFLSSVELEQRAEQERQRAEQERQRAEQAEQQLQDMQALLQQYRDRFGKLDR comes from the coding sequence ATGACCACCTTCTTTCGCAGCGATGCAGATTTAGATTTCCCCGATAGCGACGGTAAACCAATGGCAGACAATACCGAACAGTTTCGTTGGATCGTCCTAATTAAAGAAAATCTAGAAATTTTATTTGCTAACGAACCTAACGTGTTTGTGGCGGGAGATTTGCTCTGGTTCCCGGTGAAATCGCGCTTAATCTCACCAGTTGCACCGGATGCAATGGTGGTATTTGGTAGACCAAAGGGACGGCGCGGGTCTTACAAACAGTGGCAAGAAGACAATATTGCCCCACAAGTGGTATGGGAAATTCTCTCACCCAGCAACAATGCAAATGAGATGGAACGCAAGCTAGAGTTTTACCAAACTTATGGGGTGGAAGAATACTATCAGTATGACCCAGACCGCTACGAACTCAAAGGTTGGCGCCGTCTTGGTGAACAGTTACTACCAATTGCTCAGATAGATGGATGGACAAGTCCTCTGTTGGGAATTCGGTTTGCAGTGGGCAACCATGAACTGGTGATTTACCGACCAGATGGGCGGCAATTCTTGAGTTCAGTGGAGTTGGAGCAACGCGCTGAACAAGAACGTCAACGAGCTGAACAGGAACGTCAACGGGCTGAACAGGCGGAGCAACAATTGCAGGATATGCAGGCGTTGCTTCAGCAGTATCGCGATCGCTTTGGGAAATTAGACCGTTAA